ACTTCCTCTCGTGTAACCTTAGCTATTAAATCGTTATTTTCTGCTTCTGACACCCGTTTTACAGCCTCCCCATCTGCAATATTTCCATCCTCACCCGATGCAGTAAACAATTGAGAAAAGTACCCCTCTACAACCTCCTGAATCTCCTGTTTCGTTTCTCTCCAGACACCATTTACGTCCTTGATTCTTTTCATGCGATTAGACTTTCTTCTCCCAGACGCATACTTATGAAAAAACCGTGTATTATTATCCCCTTCCCGTAACCAAAAATTTTTTGCCCGTTGCTTCCAGTACACCTCCTGTTTCTCCAACAGATTCATGTATTGCCACCTAACTTCATTATACAGATTAATCCCACAAATATCTCTTCGTGAACGAAGTTTTCTCAGCCTTGCTCGATACTCCTTACCCTGTCGCTTGTATTCTGAAGCTAAGCCACCTCCCCACTCCTTCAAACGGACAGCacataaattaattttattcacAATATCCAGGCCCAATGCTTCATTCCACCCATTCCGAACCACCAACTCACACTCCTTTTCACGTAACCATGAGTTCTCGAATTTAAATCTGCGCTCCTTTACTTGATATACCTGCTTATTCAAATTTAAGAACAACGGCAAATGATCAGACGTAGCTACTTCCAGATTTTGAACCTCCGCTTGTGGAAATAGACTGCACCAATCTTGATTTGCTAAACCCCTATCGAGTCTCTCTTGAATCCAGTTCGGCTTACCACGAGATTTTTCCCATGTATACTTATCCCCCACGTAGCCTAAATCCCTCAATCCACACTCATTTACTACATCAACAAAACCTTGAATCAAATGAAACGGATGAGGTCTCCCCCCTCTTTTTTCATCCGCACTCATCATATCATTAAAGTCCCCGATAATACACCATGGAAGATTCGATCTACCCGCCAAATCCTTCAATAAATTCCATGATTCTTGCCTTCTTCCCCGCTCCGGACAACCATAAAAACCAGTATATCGCCATCGCCCAACTTGCTCGTTTACCACTTCGAAATCAATGTAATGGGTGCCCCCATCTTTTATCTCACACCCTCCTTCATTCCTCCAAATTAACGCCACTCCACCACTATGACCTTGAGCATCAACCGACCAGCAATCAGCATAATTCAGAGCTTTACATAAATcacttatttttttcttttttgatAAGGTTTCTGATAGAAAAATAATACTAGGTTTTATTTGTTGGGTAAGCTCTTTTAAAAACCGAATTGTACGTGGTTTACCCAGCCCACGACAATTCCACGATAACAGACTCATTGTTGTAGGCGGGCCTGCACAACAGGTCCCGCCTCTAGCAAGTTTTTTGGCCCGACATTAGATATATCCAGCCCATTTGACTCCACATTAATTATCGCACTTGTATCTACCATAACATCCTCATTCCCCCTCTTTCGTTTTGAATCCATGACAACTGTCTCATCCTCACTTATGTTCCCGCTCACCTCTATCCCTTCCATAATTTTAGCACTCAAATTATGTTGTCCACTCTGTTGAGAACACTGGCCAAACCGTATTACACCTGTCTCTCCACTAACTTCGGTAACTCGCCCGTCTATCTCCATGAATCTCTCACCCATATTTTTCGCCTGATCCGCACTACCTGGTACCTGAATTCCACCGGAATTCGAACGCCAATTCTGTCCTCCATCCCCACCATTACGTAACCACCGTGCTCCGATATTCTGATTCTTCCCCCCCTAGTAGGAGCTCGTAACCACGTCCCATATGACCTCTCGATAGTTTTATCAGGATTCGCATAGACAATGCCACAATCTCGGTCAGAATGTCCAAGCAAACCACATACAAAACAAAACGTACTTAATCGTTCGTATTTAAAATTTATCCATGACCATACACCTCCCTCCCTCTTGAGCTTCATTCTTCTCTTAATCGGCTTATCAACGTCCATTATAACACGAATACGATAGAATACTTTCCACCCTCCATGAATATTCTGAGAATCAGCCTTCACAAAAGTTCCCACATAGTTCCCTACATTCTCCAGTAACTTCTCTGACATCATGCCTACAGGTAGATCGTAAATCTGAACCCATATCTCCATTTTATTTAACTGGACTGAATGGGCATCCTCATTTGCTTCTAATTTGTGATGTAACAGAAGGTTTTGTTCGAAAGTCCATGGCCCCCCCTCAATGACTTTTTGTAAATcaagaaaatgataaaatacgAATGAATACCGTAATCCACCTAAATCATGAATCTCCATACCCTCCCTAGGTCTCCAGATGGATGCCAACACATTCTGCATGGCCTGAAAATTGATATTCTTATCTGTTAAAAACCTTCCAATCAACACAAATGTTGCTTGTCTTTGTGTATTCTCCGTTACCCCTTCGATCTGTTCTCCGCCTTCTTCCTCCTCCAATGCTAGACGTGCATACATCGCCTCCAAACTCATTGTATTTGACCCCATTTACGTAACTGAACAAACTAATAACAAATGATTAAACCCTTGTCACATGAACAAGACACTTGCAATTATGCAAGACTGGATTGGGTAGTTTAAGACACTTTTAAACTTGCTTTAACAAGATATTATGAAACATTCAAATTTTATCATGTGTTGGTGAATAGGGGAGCCAATTCAGTCCACACATCGGAGGGAGTATTTTCTAAGTATGAACAATTCAACTTTGGAATTTTGATAGCTACTCAAGCAATGACTGGTTGACTAGTAGTTGTCAGAATTAATTTGTTTTGCATCATTGATATTTGTATGTACTCTAAAATGACATTTTAAGTTTTTTTCAtcatttttttataatatatGAAAGTGACTCaacaaaaatttaaaattataaagtaTCGCAAAATATGATGTGATTATGCAGAGAGGAGAAGGAGAGAAGGTAGGGTTTTGAATCAATGCATAGAATATGATCCGAATAAACTTAAATTCTTAAAAAAAAATGACGAATGTagttataataatatattaaatattaatatatatctaattTTTATTGCAATTATTTCCGATTTTCAGTTATTCCTAAATTGGTAGCTCAACTGATTAGTTCCGATTTTTACAACACTGACCAGTAAATAATAAATAATGTAAATTGTTAGATACTAACGTGGTCGATGAATAAAAATACATGTAATAAACAAGACATGCTGATAAAATTGATTTTAGCTATGGAGATGATGACGACGACAAACACttacttcaaattattttataACTTAATTTACTCCAGTTTCTCAACAATCCTATTAACATAATTAAATACTTGCCTAAAAAACTATTggttaaatattatttaataatgtCATTAATTTTAAAGATGAGTAGCAATTTAAAAAAATGTTGTATCTAGTATAGCATATAGAAATATATTTTGTATAATCACGGAGAGGGTATGATTCTTGAACTTGTAAAGTTGCGTGATCATAAATGAAAAAAATTGTAATATGTCAAATAgaaaacatgtatatatatatattaattagaATAGATAATCATAACCTACACAAAATATAAAGGATTTTTTTCATAAATATCTAAattgcagaaaatatttacaaaaatacggATGAAGGGCAACCTCATATGCAACCGTTGCAATCTCATATGCAACCGGCGTccgtatttttataaatattttgctAAAAAATGTTATTTTTGGTAAATTTCCATACTTTTAAACTCGGGCTTTGTATTAAAACGGGCTGTCCAACTTATTTGATAGGCCTACAATTGTTTTGGTGGCCCAATAAAATCGGACTTTAGCAGGGAACTTGGGCTTCACTGCAAGGCTGCCAACATAACTCCTTTGACCATTTGTTTGTTGATAAAGTACACAACATCCTCAAACTGATAAAACAAGTTCAAGATTTTTAAGATTAATTGTTGTCATAAAATGGCTTCAGTTATTACATCAATTTCATTTCTTGTACCATCTAGTATCTTATCAGTTTCTCACTCTTTATCTTCTTCAGCTACTTGTGCCTTACCTTGTAAAAATGGTCTTAATTTTAAGGATTCATCTTTTTGTTTGCATAATTCATTCTTGACAAAGAAAAGGAACAGCCCCAATAAGCTGATTTGCAATGCTGCTGAGTATAAGTTTCCTGACCCTATTCCTGAATTTGCTCAACAGGTACTTATATGTGTGCttgagagagagagatagagagagagtataagtatgtgtgtgtgagggaagggagagagagagagagagagagactttGTGTGTTTGAGgggggagggggagagagagagagagagagagagagagagagagagagagtttgtgTGTTTGAGGGGGAGGGGGAGAGAGGgaggggggggagagagagagagagagagagactttGTGTGTTTGAgggggagggggagagagagagagagagagagagagagagagagagagagattattgtgcgtgtaataaaattaattatgtgTGTTTATGTAATGTGGTTGCAGGAGACAGAAAAGTTTAAAAGCCATCTGGTGAAGAAACTTTCAAAGAAAGATATGTTTGGAGATTCAATTGATGAAGTGATTGGTGTATGCACGGAGGTATTTCTATGTTACTTGCTTTCTGATTATAGAGTTTGAACTAATTTATGTTCCGGAAGAGTTTTGGTTCTAAAATTTAGAAAAATTTAAGATGCATTTGAGTTATATGTTTACACCTAAGAATATGAGTTTTTGATGATGAAACCATGACTTCAAATATGTGGAGATTGTGTTGATAGGTAAAGATGTAAGTTTGATGTTACTTTATATTTTCGAAACGATTGCTTAATGATGTAACTGTAGAATTATTTTAATAGGAGATTTTCATGCTTTTTTATGAAGTCTAGATTGATAATAGCAGTATCAGTATCTGAGGTAGCGAATCTCTGTTCATATATTTTTCCTTTCCTCGTTAAGCTATGAATCTTAGGATTGTTCATATTCGCTGCTCAAATCGGTGACTTCTTTCCACCTAATTAGAAATGTGTAAATATGTATAGTAGGGGGGGGGGATTTTCTTTTGTTTATGCCATGGCAATATACTGAGGTTATAATGTACACTGTGTGAGCTGTGTCCCTGAGAAATTTAGTGTATAGCATTGATGCTCTTAGAACTGCAGAAACGAGAGAAGATCAGAAAATGCTGAGTCCAATATGCTTGTTAGGATAAGTCCTATGATGCAAAACTAAGTTCCTCTCTGGTCACTGAATGACAGGCTCTATTGTTAGCAGATGTTACTGAATACTGAATATGCTTCGCCAATGTACTAATTGCTACTACAATAAAGCAGCGCATATTGCTGAAtgatttttctttttttaatacCAAAAATGCTACTGTGGTATAAAATCTACGGAAACTAATTTCTCTATCTGTGCTCTCATTTTATTATCTCATGACTAAATATAAGTGGACAATATAGTAAAATCATACTGTTTAACAAAAGATTTTCTCGTCAAAGCATAAGGTTGAGAATTGAGAGGTGCGTTTAAGGGTTCATCAAAGGAGAAAGTAGTAAGACTCGTGCTTTCACCCCATCTATTCCTTTGTTTTATCGAAATTTTCAATTAGAGAAACCATTTTAGGTAGGATCAAGAATAGAGGGGGCCTTGCCAACAAATAGAAACAAAGGGGTCGTCTATATTTTCAAATCTTAATCTTTCAATCCCTTGAACTAATTGAAATTTCTACCGAGCAATCGAGCATTCTCAAATAGTGCATTGGTTACTTGGAATCCTCCTGGTGCTTATCTTGTAATGatgtaattgataaattatttttacCTGGAGATATTCATGCTTACATAAGAAATATAGGATTGTAATAGAAGTATCAGCTTCAACAAATTTATGTTCGTGTTTTACCTCTGCCCTTGTTTAGGCTTGAACTTTCTTACCACTATTCATATGCCTTGCACATATTGGTGACTGGTTCCTCCTAACTACAGTATGTTCGTAAAACAAGAGGGAATTTTCCCTGGCATGACAATATACCTACGTTCCGACTTGCAAGCTTGGTAATTAGACATGGTCACTACTTTATGTTAATTTCAGTACACTACACGTAAGCTGTCATTGAAACATACAAGTTTATAGCTCTGGAACCCATAAATAGATCGAAAACTGAAGGGGAGAACTCCAGCATGTCTTTCGCATCTTGCGATGCAAAAATAAGTTCCTATATGTATCTGGTTACTGAATGATGTTAGTGTGTAGCGCAGTGCTGTAGAAAGACTGTTTTCTAACGTGAGTCATATAAATGGATGATGTTTATTTAATTGCTATTAACTTTGCTGATTGCTGATATTACATAGCAATATTGCTGAATgagtttttatttttttctttacaTGCTAAAATTGCTACTGAAGCTTGTGAGAATTGCTATAAAGAGTTTAATTCTGTTCTGTCATTTGCAATTATCACATGACCAAGTACAACTGTACAAGTGCGCAACACCATAAAATCTTTAGTCACGAGATTAACTTTTCCCAACCACATTTGATTGAAGCAAACAGTACAAGGCTCGTACTTTATTCCCGACTTCCTTTTGTTGTTTGTGTCTGTTGTAGCATTAATAATCTCTGCCAATACGATTTCAACGTACAAGTTTAAACACATGTGAATACTTATCGATATTATTTTGATTGGCATTTGTTCTCAACAGATCTTCAATACTTTCATGCACACAGAGTATGGGGGTCCTGGAACTCTCTTGGTTGAACCTTTCATTGACATGGCTGATACTTTGAATGAGAGAGGCCTTCCCGGAGGCCCTCAAGCTGCACGTGCCGCTGTTAAGTGGGCCCAAGATTGTGTGGACAAAGATTGGAAGGACTGGAATAGCAATCACAGCAATTAGTAAATTAGTAGCAGAATAGTTTAGTATGTTTGAATGGTTGTGCCAGCGACATCGTTTGAGCTTGGCACATTTTTTAGAATTCTAAATACAGGACTCTTAAGAATCAGAAACAGAAGTAGTTTGTATTAGTAAATCATTTTTGGGTTGTTTGCATTGTTATAGTAATGTAAGTGGGATGTAGTCGTCTACTTTGTTAAAATTGACAGCAAAGGTCATCTGTGTTTTTCAGCATTGTTGGTCTAAGAAGTTCCTATTGTTGTTTATCTGTGTCCCATAATTAAAAGTATAAGAGTTCCTGACCTCTCTTCAGTTGAATACACTAAGATCTGCATACTTTCATAACTCATTATCAAGCCTAACAAGAATTTAGATTGGAATTGTATTTCTGATGTTTCCAAACTCCAAGAACATCTCAACTTAAGGAAACTTTCAAAATAACCATGCCTgaacttaaaataaaataacttgCTTTATGCACATATATATAGCATTGGGTGACTAATATGTTTCACACAATCACAGCGTGAGAAAGATCAAGTATTCAACCTCTATAAAGCTAGATTTCCCGTGTAGATGATACCACTGTATTTACATAAACCTTCACAATTTTCTCCAGTAACTAACTAGACATCAGTCGTAGAAGAAGAAGATCGAGCATGCATGTAAAAGAAAAGATGGAGCTGATCAGGAATCAGATTCCTTATCATCTATTAATTCATCCCTATCTACAAAACGCTCGAGCAACTCTTGCTCCCGCAGAACCAAGCAGCTGTCCCCTTTTCCAAACCAGGCATACCTTCGCTTAGCAATGTAGTCATAGGCAGCATCTCTTATAGGTCTTGGGACAATCATGAGAGAGCTAAGAGCAGAGTATGGTAGAGGCAAGTACGACAGCACCCTCAACGCAGCTGCAAAATGACAGAACATACAAAACTTATATACAACAGAAATAATCAACAAAATCTAAAGCAGTGAAAAGCAGTAAATTAAAAAATTGACAGATATAGTCATCCAGATTTTGTTTAAATTTTCTGGCATCCCAAAGCAAAGAGAACACACGTGGTTATAATAATTCTTTACGAGATTGTTATGGTGCAGGAAAGCATCAATAGAGAGTTCTAACCTGCAGATCCTTGGTGGTATGCTCCTGGGCCCTCAATGAATATGAAGCGACGAAGAACATCCTCTCGCTCAACTCCACACACTCTCATGTAAGGTTCTGCAGCCTTAGACTGAAGACAACAAAACTTaattttcttgtgtttgtctaCTCGAATGACCTGCTTCACCCCTAAAGAGAAGAAACATAAAAGACTATAACATATGCATGGTCTAAAATTGGTGGTCTCGAGCAAAATTTGATAATACACTAACTCATCTTCTTCAAAAGAAAGACTTGAATACGAGCATGCAAATATTATCTTTCGATCACCATGTTTAGCCAACAGAATGCAAACTTTATAAAATTATACATGTGAAATATTTTGATGGTTATTAGCTGAAAGCGCACTATATAAACATAATGTGAAAGATCAATATTTAGTGTCAATGCAAGGAAATATACCCCAAAAACAAAAACTAAGCAAACTCACTCATTCAGTGCCAAACTGTACAAGCAACAGCGAAAAGTCTTAtgatcatttatatatatatatgggctACAAAAAATTGTAGCGAAAAATAAAACCAAAAGTGAAGAACAGTCCCAAATGTAGAGGTTAAGTAGTCGTGAAACACGAAACCTCAACACAGTAAAGCATGTACTTTATCCCTTCATCAAATAAAAGAACATTAGCTAAAAAAATATCAATACATATACCAAACAATAACAcagtacaaatgcaaataagattGTCAAGCCAAATGAGTTCAAATATTCACTCAACAGCACACATCCTGTCCTGTTATCACAATACTCATATACTAATAATTTAAAATCATCTCCATTCGTCAAACATCTTCATTTTTACGTAAATTCCTAAAATCCTCCTCGTAGTTACTATGTTCTAACTTTCCCCATCAACTTACAAACCACAATCCAAAAAATACATCATATGTAATCAAAACACAACTTAAAAACACTCAACACCTTCTTGTTAGCACTCCATCATTTCTTCAAACTTAACTCAGCTTCTTCTTAACATAAAAGCACTTCACATTTCTTTCTGCTTAAATGCACTTTCTCCAAACTATTAAAATGGTACACTCATAGTACTCAAGCTCACAAGTTCAAAATTACAACCATCACTTTTTACTAAAAACACTCTAGAACTTACATCACAACATTATGCACAGTCATCGCAAACTAACTTTTTTCACAACTATTAAACAGTTAATCTCATAGTGCTCAAGCTCACAAGTGCAAATCACAACAATCATTTTTTACTAACACTCCGAGAACTTATATTACGACATCATGCACAGTCATCACAAACTAacttttcacaactattaaacACTTAATCTCAGGGTAATCTAGCTCCAAAGTTCAAAATTACAATAATCATTTTCCACTAAAAACTCAAGAACTTACATTACAACATTATGTCCAGTCATCGGAAACTAACTTTTTCAAACTATTAAACACTTAATCTCATGGTACTCTAGCTCAAAAGTTCGCAACTACAATTAGAGCGGGCAATTTGGTACACGACACGTGAACACGACACGAAAAATACGGATATGGGTTTTAATTTTTGGTACACGAAACACGAATgtacacgaacacgaaattaCACGATAGATTTAGTGTCGGATATGGGTTTCAATTTAGgtacacgaaagtacacgaaattacacgagataaatatatttataaattaatatatgtaacacatgcatatatttatgtatataatataaatataatataaatatttacaagtttttatagaatactatgtaaaaatatatttatttatatatacactctccatatttcattaaattatacattaaaatagatttttttttatattatatgtatatatatattatattaattttttatataatatacaCGAAAAGTACACGAAAAGTACACGACACGATTCGAATCGGATATGGGTTTCACATAAGGGTACACGAATTCATTTCGGGTCGGATATGGGTTTCATGTTTacgtacacgaaacacgaaattacacgacacgaaagtacacgacacgaccCGATTGCCCGCTCTACCACAATAAGACATTAAGACATTATGCACAGTTATTGCAAACTAACATTACACTACAAAAAAAACTCGAAAACTTTCTAAAAATAGCATGATCCCCCAAACACAAATCCTAAAACCCTTGAACCCTAATTACTCATCAAACACATCAAAACACAAACAATTAAACAAATAAACACATCAGAtgttcaaatttatatatttatatataaattaaaaagaTGATGATGATATTTTTATACCGCCGTGACAGAGATGACAAACGCCGTCATAAACAACGACACGTGGCTGAAGAAGAGTGGGCTCCACTAAAGGCTTCACAGTAGCCGTGACATCGTCTAGTAACAGATCATCTTCGGCAGCTGCGGCGGCGGTTCCGCCGGAAGTTAGAATATTCCGGCGAGTTGAGAGAAATGAACAGCGGCGATTGAATGGTTTAAGTGTACGGATTGTAGTTCTCAGCATCGTTTTGTGACCGTCGGATTGATTTGATTGGATGACGATGCTTATTTATTTCGTGATTTTTTATTTCATTCGTTTCTTCCGCTCCAAGTCAGGTACGAGTGGGTTAGCAGTTC
This genomic interval from Apium graveolens cultivar Ventura chromosome 8, ASM990537v1, whole genome shotgun sequence contains the following:
- the LOC141676664 gene encoding protein PLASTID REDOX INSENSITIVE 2, chloroplastic; amino-acid sequence: MASVITSISFLVPSSILSVSHSLSSSATCALPCKNGLNFKDSSFCLHNSFLTKKRNSPNKLICNAAEYKFPDPIPEFAQQETEKFKSHLVKKLSKKDMFGDSIDEVIGVCTEIFNTFMHTEYGGPGTLLVEPFIDMADTLNERGLPGGPQAARAAVKWAQDCVDKDWKDWNSNHSN
- the LOC141681023 gene encoding uncharacterized protein LOC141681023, producing the protein MLRTTIRTLKPFNRRCSFLSTRRNILTSGGTAAAAAEDDLLLDDVTATVKPLVEPTLLQPRVVVYDGVCHLCHGGVKQVIRVDKHKKIKFCCLQSKAAEPYMRVCGVEREDVLRRFIFIEGPGAYHQGSAAALRVLSYLPLPYSALSSLMIVPRPIRDAAYDYIAKRRYAWFGKGDSCLVLREQELLERFVDRDELIDDKESDS